A part of Aquibium oceanicum genomic DNA contains:
- the mutS gene encoding DNA mismatch repair protein MutS: protein MMEQFIEIKSANPDSLLFYRMGDFYELFFEDAEVASRALGITLTKRGKHLGQDIPMCGVPVHSADDYLQKLIGLGHRVAVCEQIEDPAEAKKRGAKSVVKRDVVRLVTPGTITEEKLLAPSESNYLMALGRVRGEEDLALAWIDISTGSFLVAGTTRDRLLADIMRIDPRELITAEPVFHDPEFRAVFDVLGRAVTPLPPSLFDSAACAERAGRFYGVSTLDGFGLFSRAELSAIGAAIGYVERTQKAERPPLTPPTRQDGAATLFIDPATRAHLELVKTLSGSRSGTLFEAIDRTLTGGGARLLAERLTSPSTDPDEIGRRLDSVSFFRAERSLGDGVRAALKGTPDMLRALSRLALNRGGPRDLGALRAGMEAAADVAALFEGLALPEETADAVAGLRSLPRSFAEHLGAALADDIPLLKRDGGFVRAGYNAELDEMRGLRDQARRVIAEMEAALISETGIRSLKIRHNNVLGYYIEVTSNHQAIMMGSDSAKARFIHRQTMANAMRFTTTELAGLETKIANAAERALAIELEIFDALVAEAVASAEALRTAAAALATLDVSAALAVLAEEEDYCRPGVDRSLEFRVVCGRHPVVEQALRRQAAEPFVANDCDLSPAEGSKHGAIWLLTGPNMGGKSTFLRQNALIAVMAQMGSHVPAESAHIGIVDRLFSRVGASDDLARGRSTFMVEMVETAAILNQASERSLVILDEIGRGTATFDGLSIAWAAVEYLHEQNLCRAIFATHFHEMTALAEKLPRLSNVTMRVKEWEGDVVFLHEVGKGAADRSYGVQVARLAGLPDAVVARAREVLEQLEQEQVSGKTSRLIDDLPLFSAAVRREEKKPAKNDALTEALTALHPDEMTPREALEAIYRLKVLAGGKP from the coding sequence ATGATGGAGCAGTTCATCGAGATCAAGTCGGCCAACCCGGACTCGCTTCTGTTCTACCGCATGGGCGACTTCTACGAGCTGTTCTTCGAGGATGCGGAGGTGGCGAGCCGGGCGCTCGGCATCACGCTCACCAAGCGTGGCAAGCATCTCGGCCAGGACATCCCGATGTGCGGCGTGCCGGTGCATTCGGCCGACGACTACCTGCAGAAGCTGATCGGGCTCGGCCACCGCGTCGCCGTCTGCGAGCAGATCGAAGACCCCGCCGAGGCGAAGAAGCGCGGCGCCAAGTCGGTGGTGAAGCGCGACGTGGTGCGGCTCGTCACCCCGGGCACCATTACCGAGGAGAAGCTGCTCGCGCCGTCCGAATCCAACTACCTGATGGCGCTCGGCCGCGTTCGCGGCGAGGAGGATCTGGCGCTCGCCTGGATCGACATCTCGACAGGGTCCTTCCTCGTCGCCGGCACGACGCGCGATCGGCTGCTCGCCGACATCATGCGCATCGACCCGCGCGAGCTGATTACGGCGGAACCGGTCTTCCACGATCCCGAATTCCGCGCGGTGTTCGACGTACTCGGCCGCGCCGTCACACCGCTGCCGCCGAGCCTGTTCGATTCCGCCGCCTGTGCGGAGCGGGCCGGCCGGTTCTACGGCGTCTCGACGCTCGACGGCTTCGGGCTTTTCTCGCGCGCCGAGCTCTCGGCGATCGGCGCGGCGATCGGCTATGTCGAGCGCACGCAGAAAGCCGAGCGCCCGCCGCTCACGCCGCCAACCCGCCAGGACGGCGCGGCCACGCTCTTCATCGACCCCGCCACGCGCGCCCATCTCGAGTTGGTGAAGACGCTCTCGGGCAGCCGCAGCGGTACGCTCTTCGAGGCCATCGACCGGACGCTGACGGGCGGCGGCGCGCGGCTGCTCGCCGAGCGCCTCACCTCGCCCTCCACCGATCCGGACGAAATCGGCCGACGCCTGGACTCGGTCTCCTTCTTCCGCGCCGAACGGTCGCTCGGCGACGGCGTGCGCGCCGCGCTGAAGGGCACGCCCGACATGCTGCGCGCGCTCTCCCGGCTGGCGCTCAACCGCGGCGGCCCGCGCGATCTCGGCGCGCTGCGCGCGGGAATGGAGGCGGCGGCCGACGTCGCCGCTCTCTTCGAAGGCCTGGCCCTTCCCGAGGAGACAGCGGACGCGGTGGCGGGGCTCCGCTCCCTCCCACGATCGTTTGCGGAGCATCTGGGCGCCGCGCTTGCCGACGACATACCGCTTCTCAAGCGCGACGGCGGTTTCGTGCGCGCCGGCTATAATGCCGAACTCGACGAAATGCGCGGCCTCCGCGACCAGGCCCGGCGGGTCATCGCGGAGATGGAAGCCGCGCTGATCTCGGAGACCGGCATTCGGTCTCTGAAGATCCGCCACAACAACGTGCTCGGCTACTACATCGAGGTGACGTCGAACCACCAGGCGATAATGATGGGCTCGGACTCGGCGAAAGCGCGCTTCATCCATCGCCAGACCATGGCCAACGCCATGCGCTTCACCACGACGGAACTCGCAGGGCTGGAAACGAAGATCGCCAACGCCGCCGAACGCGCCCTGGCGATCGAACTCGAGATATTCGATGCGCTCGTCGCCGAAGCGGTCGCGTCTGCCGAGGCGTTGCGAACCGCCGCGGCGGCGCTTGCCACGCTCGACGTGTCGGCCGCTCTCGCGGTGCTCGCCGAAGAGGAGGACTACTGCCGCCCGGGCGTCGACCGGAGCCTCGAATTCCGGGTCGTCTGCGGCCGCCATCCGGTGGTGGAGCAGGCGCTGCGGCGGCAGGCTGCCGAACCTTTCGTCGCCAACGACTGCGATCTCTCTCCCGCGGAGGGATCGAAGCATGGCGCCATCTGGCTCCTGACCGGCCCGAACATGGGCGGCAAGTCGACCTTCCTGCGCCAGAACGCACTGATCGCGGTGATGGCCCAGATGGGCAGCCATGTGCCGGCGGAGAGCGCGCACATCGGCATCGTCGACCGGCTGTTCTCGCGCGTCGGCGCGTCGGACGACCTGGCACGCGGGCGCTCGACCTTCATGGTCGAGATGGTCGAGACGGCGGCGATCCTCAACCAGGCCAGCGAGCGCTCGCTGGTTATCCTCGACGAGATCGGCCGCGGTACCGCAACCTTCGACGGCCTGTCGATCGCCTGGGCGGCGGTCGAATACCTACACGAGCAAAACCTCTGCCGCGCCATCTTCGCCACCCACTTCCACGAGATGACGGCGCTGGCGGAGAAGCTGCCGCGCCTTTCGAACGTCACCATGCGGGTGAAGGAATGGGAAGGCGACGTCGTCTTCCTGCACGAGGTGGGCAAGGGCGCCGCCGACCGCTCCTACGGCGTGCAGGTGGCGCGCCTCGCCGGCCTGCCCGACGCGGTGGTGGCGCGGGCGCGCGAGGTGCTGGAACAGCTCGAGCAGGAACAGGTTTCCGGCAAGACGAGCCGCCTGATCGACGACCTGCCGCTCTTCTCAGCCGCCGTCCGGCGCGAGGAAAAAAAGCCGGCTAAGAACGACGCTTTGACGGAGGCCCTTACCGCACTTCATCCAGACGAGATGACGCCCAGGGAGGCGCTGGAGGCGATCTACCGGCTCAAGGTACTCGCCGGCGGAAAGCCGTAG
- a CDS encoding MBL fold metallo-hydrolase, with translation MAKSFASAGDMTEKKITFTEVGRDLWAFTAEGDPNTGVIIGDDSVMIVDAQATPRLANKVIEKIRGVTDKPVKYVVLTHYHAVRVLGASAYGASETIMSQTARSMVVERGQEDWDSEFARFPRLFQGHESIPGLTWPTLTFGDSMTLYLGKRRVDLEFLGRGHTAGDIVAHVPDANVMFTGDLVEYHSACYCGDAHFSDWPETLDMIRSYGLDAIAPGRGDALVGEDKVNDALDKTSDFLESTYRPIARVAQGGGSLKEAWDACRAVCDPKFSSYAIYEHCLPFNVARAYDEALGIDTPRIWTAERDREMWERLQD, from the coding sequence ATGGCCAAGAGCTTCGCATCAGCCGGTGACATGACCGAAAAAAAGATCACCTTCACCGAAGTCGGCCGCGACCTGTGGGCCTTTACGGCGGAGGGCGATCCCAACACCGGCGTGATCATTGGCGACGACTCGGTCATGATCGTCGACGCGCAGGCGACGCCGCGGCTCGCCAACAAGGTGATCGAGAAGATCCGCGGCGTCACCGACAAGCCGGTGAAGTACGTCGTTCTGACGCACTATCATGCGGTGCGGGTGCTAGGCGCCTCGGCCTATGGCGCATCCGAGACGATCATGTCCCAGACCGCTCGCTCGATGGTCGTCGAGCGCGGGCAGGAGGACTGGGATTCGGAGTTCGCCCGCTTTCCGCGCCTCTTCCAAGGGCACGAGTCGATCCCGGGGCTTACCTGGCCGACGCTGACCTTCGGCGATTCCATGACGCTCTATCTCGGCAAGCGCCGCGTCGACCTGGAATTCCTCGGGCGAGGCCATACGGCCGGCGACATCGTCGCCCACGTGCCGGACGCGAACGTGATGTTCACCGGCGATCTCGTGGAGTACCACTCGGCCTGCTACTGCGGCGACGCGCATTTCTCGGACTGGCCCGAAACGCTGGATATGATCCGCTCCTACGGGTTGGACGCCATCGCGCCCGGCCGCGGCGACGCGCTGGTGGGCGAGGACAAGGTCAACGACGCGCTGGACAAGACGTCCGACTTCCTGGAATCGACTTATCGCCCGATCGCGCGCGTTGCCCAGGGCGGCGGCTCGCTGAAGGAAGCCTGGGACGCATGCCGCGCCGTCTGCGATCCGAAATTCTCCTCCTACGCCATCTACGAGCACTGCCTGCCGTTCAACGTCGCCCGCGCCTACGACGAGGCACTCGGCATCGACACGCCGCGCATCTGGACGGCGGAGCGCGACAGGGAGATGTGGGAGCGGCTGCAGGACTAG
- a CDS encoding FAD-dependent oxidoreductase, which translates to MTRIFETPLYPYRRSADQDAATTVRHPAIVVGAGPVGLAAAIDLAMQGVPVVVLDENDKVSFGSRAICFSKRTLEILDRLGVDPSLVAKGVTWNLGKVFFGERQVYEFNLLPEAGHKRPAFINLQQYYLEQYLVERVNKLAAEGKPIEIRGRSRVIDVSPANDHVALTVDTPDGPYALEADWLIACDGANSPIRARLGLDFVGRVFEDNFLIADVRMDADFPTERWFWFDPPFNKGQSALLHKQPDGVWRIDLQLGWNIDKEKEKQPENVVPRLKAMLGEDVSFELEWVSIYTFQCRRMESFRHGRVLFAGDSAHQVSPFGARGANSGIQDADNLVWKLKLVMDGTAPESLLDTYDAERLHGADENILNSSRSTDFITPKSDTSRLFRNAVLDLSEKFAFARPLVNSGRLSVPCAYDGSALNGPDADGLPARTRPGTPLPDAPVAGGWLMDRVGGRFQLLTIDIDAPKGLEADGIAVECLALSPEDDPEGMLKERFLGEASGAVYLLRPDQHVVARWTTFDEAEVAAALLKSLGRG; encoded by the coding sequence ATGACACGCATCTTCGAAACGCCGCTCTATCCCTACAGGCGCTCCGCCGATCAGGATGCGGCGACGACGGTGCGCCATCCGGCGATTGTCGTCGGGGCGGGACCTGTGGGGCTCGCCGCCGCGATCGATCTCGCCATGCAGGGCGTTCCGGTCGTCGTGCTCGACGAGAACGACAAGGTCTCGTTCGGCTCGCGCGCCATCTGCTTTTCCAAGCGCACGCTCGAGATTCTCGACCGGCTCGGCGTCGATCCCTCGCTGGTGGCGAAGGGCGTCACCTGGAACCTCGGCAAGGTGTTCTTCGGCGAGCGGCAGGTCTACGAATTCAACCTTCTGCCCGAGGCAGGCCACAAGCGCCCCGCCTTCATCAATCTCCAGCAGTATTATCTGGAGCAATACCTCGTCGAGCGCGTGAACAAACTCGCCGCCGAGGGGAAGCCGATCGAGATTCGCGGCCGCAGTCGCGTCATCGATGTTTCGCCGGCAAATGATCATGTCGCGCTCACCGTCGATACGCCGGACGGACCCTATGCTCTGGAAGCCGACTGGCTGATCGCCTGCGACGGCGCCAACTCGCCAATCCGGGCCAGGCTGGGCCTCGATTTCGTCGGCCGCGTCTTCGAGGACAATTTCCTGATCGCCGACGTGCGCATGGATGCGGATTTTCCGACCGAGCGCTGGTTCTGGTTCGATCCTCCCTTCAACAAGGGACAATCCGCCCTGCTCCACAAGCAGCCGGACGGAGTCTGGCGCATCGATCTCCAGCTCGGCTGGAACATCGACAAGGAGAAGGAGAAGCAGCCGGAAAACGTCGTCCCGCGCCTGAAGGCGATGCTCGGCGAGGACGTCTCTTTCGAGCTGGAGTGGGTCTCCATCTATACCTTCCAGTGCCGACGCATGGAGAGTTTTCGCCATGGCCGCGTTCTCTTTGCCGGCGATTCCGCGCACCAGGTGTCGCCCTTCGGTGCGCGCGGGGCGAACTCGGGCATCCAGGACGCCGACAATCTGGTCTGGAAGCTGAAGCTGGTGATGGACGGCACAGCACCCGAGAGCCTGCTCGACACCTACGATGCCGAGCGCCTACACGGGGCCGACGAGAACATCCTGAACTCGTCCCGCTCGACGGACTTCATCACGCCCAAGTCGGACACCAGCCGGCTGTTCCGCAATGCGGTGCTCGATCTCTCGGAAAAGTTCGCCTTCGCGCGGCCGCTCGTCAATTCCGGCCGGCTTTCGGTGCCTTGCGCCTATGACGGTTCGGCGCTTAACGGACCCGATGCAGACGGCCTTCCCGCCCGCACCCGCCCCGGAACGCCGCTGCCGGATGCGCCCGTTGCAGGCGGATGGCTGATGGACCGAGTCGGCGGCCGGTTCCAGCTGCTCACCATCGACATCGACGCGCCGAAAGGGCTGGAGGCGGACGGCATCGCGGTGGAATGCCTCGCACTCTCGCCAGAGGACGATCCGGAGGGAATGCTGAAAGAGCGCTTCCTGGGCGAGGCATCCGGCGCAGTCTACCTGTTGCGGCCGGACCAGCACGTTGTTGCCCGGTGGACGACATTCGACGAAGCCGAAGTAGCCGCCGCTCTGCTCAAGTCGCTCGGAAGGGGCTGA
- a CDS encoding NADP-dependent malic enzyme, with amino-acid sequence MPVKDTSEQGPSVSAQEALEFHSMGRPGKLEINPTKPMATQRDLSLAYSPGVAVPVKAIAEDPSRAFDYTTRGNMVAVISNGTAILGLGNLGALASKPVMEGKAVLFKRFADVDSIDLEVDTEDADEFVNCVRFLGPSFGGINLEDIKAPECFIIEQRLRELMDIPVFHDDQHGTAIISAAGLINALEITGRDMKTAKLVCNGAGAAGIACIELVKAMGFSPQNVILCDTKGVVYQGREEGMNQWKSAHAVKTDKRTLADALDGADIFFGLSAKGALTPAMVQSMAKDPVIFAMANPDPEITPEEVAEIRTDAIMATGRSDYPNQVNNVLGFPYIFRGALDVRATTINDAMKVAAAEALAALARQDVPDDVAAAYQGNRPKFGRNYIIPVPFDPRLISAIPVAVAKAAMDTGVARRPILDMEKYAQELSARRDPIASTLQRIYDRVRRQPRRVVFAEGEEEQVMRAAVSYVNQRLGTAILLGREEQIKETARNAGVDLNKPGIEIINARLSRRNAVYADHLYERMQRKGYLFRDCQRLINNDRNHFAATMVALGDADAMVTGVTRNYSTALDDIRRVIDAKPGHRVIGASIVLARGRTVIVADTAVHDMPNSEQIADIAEEAANFARRMGYEPRVAMLAYSTFGHPPGERSERVMEAVKILDKRRVDFEYDGEMAADVALNAKLMRQYPFCRLSGPANVLVMPAFHSASIATKMLQELGGSMVLGPLLVGLNKPVQIVSLNAKDSDIVNMAAIAAYNAGS; translated from the coding sequence ATGCCGGTCAAGGACACCAGCGAACAGGGACCGTCGGTCAGCGCTCAGGAGGCGCTGGAATTCCATTCCATGGGCCGGCCCGGCAAGCTGGAGATCAACCCGACCAAGCCGATGGCGACCCAGCGCGACCTGTCACTCGCCTATTCCCCGGGCGTGGCCGTGCCGGTCAAGGCGATCGCGGAGGACCCCAGCCGCGCCTTCGACTACACCACGCGCGGCAACATGGTGGCGGTCATCTCCAACGGCACGGCGATCCTCGGCCTCGGCAATCTCGGCGCGCTCGCCTCCAAGCCGGTAATGGAAGGCAAGGCGGTGCTGTTCAAGCGCTTCGCGGATGTGGACTCCATCGACCTCGAGGTCGACACCGAGGACGCGGACGAGTTCGTCAACTGCGTGCGCTTCCTCGGGCCTTCCTTCGGCGGCATCAATCTCGAGGACATCAAGGCGCCGGAGTGCTTCATCATCGAGCAGCGGCTGCGCGAATTGATGGACATCCCGGTCTTCCACGACGACCAGCATGGCACGGCCATCATCTCCGCCGCCGGCCTGATCAACGCGCTGGAGATCACCGGGCGCGACATGAAAACGGCGAAGCTCGTGTGCAACGGCGCGGGCGCCGCCGGCATCGCCTGCATCGAGCTCGTCAAGGCGATGGGCTTCTCGCCCCAGAACGTCATCCTGTGCGACACCAAGGGCGTCGTCTACCAAGGCCGTGAAGAGGGCATGAACCAGTGGAAGTCGGCGCATGCGGTGAAGACCGACAAGCGCACGCTGGCCGATGCGCTCGACGGGGCCGACATCTTCTTCGGGCTTTCGGCGAAGGGCGCGTTGACGCCCGCCATGGTCCAGTCCATGGCCAAGGACCCGGTCATCTTCGCCATGGCCAATCCCGATCCCGAGATCACGCCGGAGGAAGTCGCGGAGATCCGAACCGACGCCATCATGGCGACGGGCCGCTCCGACTATCCCAACCAGGTCAACAACGTTCTGGGCTTCCCCTACATCTTCCGGGGCGCGCTGGACGTGCGCGCCACCACCATCAACGACGCCATGAAGGTGGCAGCGGCCGAAGCTCTGGCGGCACTTGCGCGCCAGGACGTGCCGGACGACGTCGCCGCCGCCTACCAGGGCAACCGACCCAAGTTCGGCCGCAACTACATCATCCCGGTTCCCTTCGACCCGCGCCTGATCTCCGCCATTCCGGTGGCGGTGGCGAAGGCCGCGATGGACACCGGCGTGGCGCGCCGGCCGATCCTCGACATGGAGAAGTACGCGCAGGAACTGTCGGCCCGCCGCGACCCGATCGCGTCGACGCTGCAGCGCATCTACGACCGCGTGCGGCGCCAGCCGCGGCGCGTCGTCTTCGCCGAGGGCGAGGAGGAGCAGGTCATGCGCGCCGCCGTCTCCTACGTGAACCAGCGGCTCGGCACCGCGATCCTTCTCGGCCGCGAGGAGCAGATCAAGGAGACCGCGCGCAATGCCGGCGTCGACCTGAACAAGCCGGGCATCGAGATCATCAATGCCCGCCTGTCGCGGCGCAACGCCGTCTATGCCGACCATCTCTACGAGCGGATGCAGCGCAAGGGCTACCTCTTCCGCGACTGTCAGCGTCTGATCAACAACGACCGCAACCATTTCGCCGCCACCATGGTGGCGCTCGGCGACGCCGACGCCATGGTGACCGGCGTCACGCGCAACTATTCGACCGCGCTCGACGACATCCGCCGCGTCATCGACGCCAAGCCCGGCCATCGGGTGATCGGTGCCTCGATCGTGCTCGCGCGCGGGCGAACCGTCATCGTGGCGGACACGGCGGTGCACGACATGCCGAATTCGGAGCAGATCGCCGACATCGCGGAAGAGGCGGCGAACTTCGCGCGGCGCATGGGCTACGAGCCGCGCGTGGCGATGCTCGCCTATTCGACCTTCGGGCATCCGCCCGGCGAACGGTCCGAGCGGGTCATGGAAGCGGTCAAGATCCTCGACAAGCGCCGGGTCGACTTCGAATACGACGGCGAGATGGCGGCGGACGTGGCGCTGAACGCCAAGCTGATGCGACAGTATCCGTTCTGCCGGCTGTCGGGTCCCGCGAACGTGCTGGTCATGCCGGCCTTCCACTCCGCATCGATCGCGACGAAGATGCTTCAGGAACTCGGCGGCTCGATGGTGCTCGGTCCGCTGCTGGTGGGGCTCAACAAACCGGTCCAGATCGTCAGCCTGAACGCCAAGGACAGCGATATCGTCAACATGGCCGCGATCGCCGCCTACAACGCGGGAAGCTGA
- the hmgA gene encoding homogentisate 1,2-dioxygenase, producing the protein MAYSYMPGFGNDFETESLPGALPQGMNSPQRPAYGLYAEQLSGSPFTAPRGTNERSWLYRIRPSVKHHGRFSAASYPHWKSAPNPGDHDLPLGQLRWNPVPIASEPTDFIAGMRTVTTAGDVFGQAGMAAHVYVANTDMVDDHFFNSDGEMLVVPQVGGLRFLTEMGVMEVAPGEVCLLPRGLTFKVELMDGEARGYVCENYGAKFTLPDRGPIGANCLANPRDFKTPVAWFEEKETPCRLTVKWCGGFHVTEIDHSPLDVVAWHGNYAPYKYDLSTFSPVGAILFDHPDPSIFTVLTAPSGEEGTANIDFVIFPPRWMVAENTFRPPWYHRNIMSEFMGLIHGKYDAKEEGFVPGGMSLHNMMLAHGPDADGFEKASRADLKPVKLENTMAFMFETRFPQLLTRYAAELDTLQDNYIDCWSGLKKRFNGTPEGDWS; encoded by the coding sequence TTGGCCTATTCCTACATGCCGGGCTTCGGCAATGATTTCGAGACGGAATCCCTGCCCGGCGCGCTGCCGCAAGGCATGAACTCGCCGCAGCGTCCGGCCTACGGGCTCTATGCTGAACAGCTCTCGGGCTCGCCCTTCACCGCGCCGCGCGGCACCAACGAGCGCTCGTGGCTCTACCGTATCCGCCCCAGCGTGAAACATCACGGCCGCTTCTCGGCGGCGAGCTATCCGCACTGGAAATCGGCACCCAATCCGGGCGATCATGACCTGCCGCTCGGGCAGCTCCGCTGGAACCCGGTGCCGATCGCCTCGGAGCCGACGGATTTCATCGCCGGCATGCGGACGGTCACCACCGCCGGAGACGTGTTCGGGCAGGCGGGCATGGCCGCGCATGTCTACGTGGCCAATACCGACATGGTGGACGACCATTTCTTCAACTCAGACGGCGAGATGCTGGTGGTGCCGCAGGTCGGCGGACTGCGCTTCCTCACCGAAATGGGGGTGATGGAGGTCGCGCCGGGCGAGGTCTGCCTCCTGCCGCGCGGCCTCACCTTCAAGGTCGAGCTGATGGACGGCGAGGCGCGCGGCTACGTCTGCGAGAACTACGGCGCGAAATTCACGCTGCCGGACCGCGGACCGATCGGCGCCAACTGCCTGGCGAACCCGCGCGACTTCAAGACGCCGGTCGCCTGGTTCGAGGAGAAGGAGACGCCCTGCCGCCTGACCGTGAAATGGTGCGGCGGCTTCCACGTCACCGAAATCGATCATTCGCCGCTCGACGTGGTGGCCTGGCACGGCAACTACGCGCCCTACAAATACGATCTCTCCACCTTCTCGCCGGTCGGCGCCATCCTGTTCGACCATCCCGATCCGTCGATCTTCACGGTTCTGACGGCGCCCTCGGGCGAGGAGGGCACCGCCAACATCGACTTCGTGATCTTCCCGCCGCGCTGGATGGTGGCCGAGAACACGTTTCGCCCGCCCTGGTACCACCGAAACATCATGAGCGAGTTCATGGGGCTGATCCACGGCAAGTACGACGCCAAGGAGGAGGGTTTCGTGCCGGGCGGCATGAGCCTGCACAACATGATGCTGGCGCACGGGCCGGACGCGGACGGCTTCGAGAAGGCGTCGCGCGCGGACCTGAAGCCGGTGAAGCTCGAGAACACCATGGCCTTCATGTTCGAGACGCGCTTCCCGCAGCTCCTGACGCGATACGCCGCCGAACTCGATACCTTGCAGGACAACTACATCGACTGCTGGAGCGGGCTGAAAAAGCGCTTCAACGGGACGCCCGAGGGCGACTGGAGCTGA
- a CDS encoding type II toxin-antitoxin system VapC family toxin produces the protein MSANGLLIDTHVLLWELMDSPRLSPDHRRALDSDVPKFVSAATIWEIAIKSAIGKLRMPNRLLEVLAESDIEGLLIRAEHAMQCALLPRHHGDPFDRMLIAQARLEGLTILTIDRAFRDYDVAVV, from the coding sequence TTGAGCGCGAACGGCCTTCTCATCGATACGCACGTGCTGCTTTGGGAACTGATGGACAGTCCGCGTCTGTCGCCCGACCACAGACGGGCGTTGGATAGCGATGTTCCAAAGTTCGTCAGCGCTGCCACCATATGGGAAATTGCGATCAAATCCGCGATCGGCAAGCTCAGAATGCCCAACCGGCTTCTGGAAGTCCTCGCGGAGAGCGATATCGAAGGGCTCCTGATCCGGGCCGAACACGCCATGCAATGCGCGCTTCTGCCGCGCCACCACGGCGATCCGTTCGACCGCATGCTGATCGCCCAGGCGCGCCTCGAAGGCCTGACGATCCTCACCATCGATCGCGCCTTCCGCGATTATGACGTCGCCGTTGTCTGA
- a CDS encoding type II toxin-antitoxin system Phd/YefM family antitoxin: MRAMNEHTRSGKAIRVTVEEAEARIAELLRRAEAGERVEVVRDGKPVVELAAAEEAPARCSIRGAMKDEIWIAPDFDDLGPEWDEYLS, translated from the coding sequence ATGCGCGCGATGAACGAGCACACACGGTCCGGCAAGGCGATCAGGGTGACGGTGGAAGAGGCGGAGGCCCGGATTGCCGAACTGTTGCGCCGCGCCGAAGCCGGCGAGCGTGTCGAGGTCGTGCGTGACGGAAAGCCGGTGGTAGAACTGGCGGCGGCCGAAGAGGCGCCTGCGCGATGCAGTATCCGTGGTGCGATGAAGGACGAAATTTGGATAGCGCCCGATTTTGACGACCTCGGTCCCGAATGGGATGAGTATTTGAGTTGA
- a CDS encoding winged helix-turn-helix domain-containing protein, whose amino-acid sequence MPSLSLRIDLDPDGRVGPGKIALLEQIEAMGSISAAARAVGMSYKRAWDLVEESNRIFGKPLVSTQAGGRRGGGAELTPAGTAVVRRYRAIEEAAGKAAALHMEALQAEIDGA is encoded by the coding sequence ATGCCGTCACTCAGCCTTCGCATCGACCTCGATCCCGACGGGCGAGTCGGGCCCGGCAAGATCGCCCTGCTCGAGCAGATCGAGGCCATGGGATCGATCTCGGCCGCCGCCCGAGCCGTCGGCATGTCCTACAAACGCGCCTGGGACCTCGTGGAGGAGAGCAACAGGATCTTCGGAAAGCCGCTGGTCTCCACCCAGGCCGGCGGCAGGCGCGGCGGCGGCGCGGAGCTGACGCCGGCCGGAACGGCGGTGGTGCGGCGTTACCGCGCGATCGAGGAGGCCGCCGGCAAGGCAGCCGCGCTGCACATGGAGGCGCTGCAGGCGGAGATCGACGGCGCCTGA
- a CDS encoding DUF2783 domain-containing protein has translation MAKLVTTPNIPRPDDFYADLLALHEGRSKDESDAINARLILILANHIGDREVLVEAFEAAKAE, from the coding sequence ATGGCAAAGCTAGTGACCACACCGAACATTCCGCGGCCGGACGACTTCTACGCCGACCTGCTGGCGTTGCACGAAGGCCGGTCGAAGGACGAGAGCGACGCCATCAATGCCCGGCTGATCCTGATCCTCGCCAACCATATCGGCGACCGCGAGGTGCTGGTCGAGGCGTTCGAGGCCGCGAAGGCGGAGTAG